In Syngnathus scovelli strain Florida chromosome 11, RoL_Ssco_1.2, whole genome shotgun sequence, one DNA window encodes the following:
- the LOC125976862 gene encoding PAK4-inhibitor inka2 isoform X1 produces MLCLRESGECLREHMNYMMRSLQDLKHLRRTCPVACRHARPPSNTQLPIFAVGNPSAVPLSCRPRDQRARLRISSASTASTYDSACCLAAPLEEEEEDDYEDDGRSSRLGFISPSSHKSLDLDSGYSEASWQDEGVVLRRTRNVRVSSSACLRTNRAAGGRVRPKSTSDACLERWTSFEAGDPEDWANALLTRGRSRQPLVLGDNSFADLVQNWMDLPDCPDPPELKPKPRRRLGRSLLGNMRRKLVGLSKSVEEKVRLRSADSHLSRSSNAPKRLSCPVVSSEPKVPFFHQSYSAIHELDTDFYHFAALMKSGSRQPIICKDIIGYI; encoded by the exons ATG CTGTGCCTCCGAGAGTCCGGCGAGTGTTTGAGGGAGCACATGAACTACATGATGAGATCCCTCCAAGACCTGAAGCATCTGAGGAGGACGTGTCCCGTGGCTTGCAGACACGCTCGCCCTCCCAGCAACACCCAGCTCCCCATCTTTGCCGTCGGCAACCCGTCCGCAGTGCCGCTGTCTTGCCGACCCAGAGATCAGCGTGCCCGTCTCAGAATATCCAGCGCCAGCACGGCCAGCACCTACGACTCGGCCTGCTGCCTGGCCGCCCctctggaggaagaggaggaggatgactaCGAGGACGACGGCCGCAGTAGTCGTCTGGGCTTCATCTCACCCAGTAGCCACAAGAGTTTGGACTTGGACTCCGGGTACTCTGAGGCGTCGTGGCAAGACGAGGGGGTGGTCCTCAGGAGGACGAGGAACGTACGCGTGTCATCCTCGGCCTGCCTCCGCACCAACAGAGCGGCAGGTGGGCGCGTTAGGCCCAAATCGACGTCGGACGCTTGTCTGGAGAGGTGGACGTCCTTCGAGGCGGGCGACCCGGAGGACTGGGCCAACGCTTTGCTGACCAGAGGACGCAGCCGCCAACCTCTGGTTTTGGGAGACAACAGCTTTGCGGACCTCGTACAGAACTGGATGGACCTACCCGATTGTCCCGATCCCCCCGAGCTCAAACCAAAACCCAGACGCAGATTGGGACGAAGCCTTTTGGGCAACATGCGGAGGAAACTCGTCGGCTTGTCAAAGTCCGTGGAGGAGAAAGTGAGGTTGAGGTCTGCGGACTCTCATCTCAGCAGATCATCCAACGCCCCCAAGCGCCTCTCGTGTCCCGTCGTGTCATCTGAGCCAAAGGTCCCCTTTTTCCACCAGTCCTATTCAGCCATTCACGAGCTGGACACAGACTTTTACCACTTTGCCGCTCTCATGAAGTCGGGGAGCAGGCAGCCAATCATATGCAAGGACATCATTGGCTACATCTGA
- the LOC125976862 gene encoding PAK4-inhibitor inka2 isoform X2: MNYMMRSLQDLKHLRRTCPVACRHARPPSNTQLPIFAVGNPSAVPLSCRPRDQRARLRISSASTASTYDSACCLAAPLEEEEEDDYEDDGRSSRLGFISPSSHKSLDLDSGYSEASWQDEGVVLRRTRNVRVSSSACLRTNRAAGGRVRPKSTSDACLERWTSFEAGDPEDWANALLTRGRSRQPLVLGDNSFADLVQNWMDLPDCPDPPELKPKPRRRLGRSLLGNMRRKLVGLSKSVEEKVRLRSADSHLSRSSNAPKRLSCPVVSSEPKVPFFHQSYSAIHELDTDFYHFAALMKSGSRQPIICKDIIGYI; encoded by the coding sequence ATGAACTACATGATGAGATCCCTCCAAGACCTGAAGCATCTGAGGAGGACGTGTCCCGTGGCTTGCAGACACGCTCGCCCTCCCAGCAACACCCAGCTCCCCATCTTTGCCGTCGGCAACCCGTCCGCAGTGCCGCTGTCTTGCCGACCCAGAGATCAGCGTGCCCGTCTCAGAATATCCAGCGCCAGCACGGCCAGCACCTACGACTCGGCCTGCTGCCTGGCCGCCCctctggaggaagaggaggaggatgactaCGAGGACGACGGCCGCAGTAGTCGTCTGGGCTTCATCTCACCCAGTAGCCACAAGAGTTTGGACTTGGACTCCGGGTACTCTGAGGCGTCGTGGCAAGACGAGGGGGTGGTCCTCAGGAGGACGAGGAACGTACGCGTGTCATCCTCGGCCTGCCTCCGCACCAACAGAGCGGCAGGTGGGCGCGTTAGGCCCAAATCGACGTCGGACGCTTGTCTGGAGAGGTGGACGTCCTTCGAGGCGGGCGACCCGGAGGACTGGGCCAACGCTTTGCTGACCAGAGGACGCAGCCGCCAACCTCTGGTTTTGGGAGACAACAGCTTTGCGGACCTCGTACAGAACTGGATGGACCTACCCGATTGTCCCGATCCCCCCGAGCTCAAACCAAAACCCAGACGCAGATTGGGACGAAGCCTTTTGGGCAACATGCGGAGGAAACTCGTCGGCTTGTCAAAGTCCGTGGAGGAGAAAGTGAGGTTGAGGTCTGCGGACTCTCATCTCAGCAGATCATCCAACGCCCCCAAGCGCCTCTCGTGTCCCGTCGTGTCATCTGAGCCAAAGGTCCCCTTTTTCCACCAGTCCTATTCAGCCATTCACGAGCTGGACACAGACTTTTACCACTTTGCCGCTCTCATGAAGTCGGGGAGCAGGCAGCCAATCATATGCAAGGACATCATTGGCTACATCTGA